From Pogoniulus pusillus isolate bPogPus1 chromosome 16, bPogPus1.pri, whole genome shotgun sequence, a single genomic window includes:
- the QARS1 gene encoding glutamine--tRNA ligase, producing the protein MAAAAAGTMAAEAEEALRLFTSIGLSEAKARETLRNGALSAQLRQAVLQARSTLGPALDKATGTLLYNAAARLRDPKHLNFLVGYIARREILTDLQLSAALEYVKSHPLEPLDAADFEQACGVGVCVTPEQIEEAVEAVISKHRAELLAERYHFNMGLLMGEARSRLQWADGKTIKNEVDLQVLHLLGPKTEADLEKKPKAAKARLIPAERQKVAVVENGEVGTETRSLLEQLRGEALKFHKPGENYKTEGYVVTPNTMALLKQHLAITGGQVRTRFPPEPNGILHIGHAKAINFNFGYAKANGGVCFLRYDDTNPEKEEEKYFTAIREMVEWLGYQPYAVTHASDYFDQLYTWALELIRRGQAYVCHQKVEEIKGHNPPPSPWRDRPVEESLLLFEDMRKGKFGEGEATLRMKLVMEDGKMDPVAYRVKFTPHHRTGDKWCIYPTYDYTHCLCDSIEHITHSLCTKEFQARRSSYFWLCNALDVYCPVQWEYGRLNLLYTVVSKRKIIRLVETGAVRDWDDPRLFTLTALRRRGFPPEAINNFCARVGVTVAQATMEPHLLEACAREVLNEQAPRAMAVLEPLKVTITNFPSPKALEVLVPNFPADESRGFHKVPFQSTVYIEETDFREEADKGYKRLAPGQPVGLRHAGYVIAVQNIIKDASGRVIELEVVCAKSDMAEKPKAFIHWVSEPLVCEVRLYERLFLHKNPEDPSEVPGGFLSDLNPDSLRVVHNALVDSSVLSARPFDKFQFERLGYFSVDPDSEEGKMVFNRTVTLKEDPGKA; encoded by the exons atggcggcggcggcggcggggactATGGCGGCGGAAGCAGAGGAGGCGCTGAGGCTCTTCACCAGTATTGGTCTCAGCGAGGCCAAAGCACGGGAGACGCTGCGCAACGGGGCGCTCAGCGCACAGCTCCGCCAGGCTGTGCTACAG GCTCGGAGCACGCTGGGCCCGGCACTGGACAAAGCCACCGGGACACTGCTGTACAACGCAGCTGCTCGCCTCAGGGATCCGAAGCACCTCAATTTCCTTGTCGGCTACATCGCCCGTCGGGAGATCCTCACTGACCTGCAGCTCAGTG ccgcGCTGGAGTACGTCAAGAGCCACCCTCTGGAGCCCTTGGACGCAGCAGACTTCGAGCAGGCCTGTGGTGTTGGGGTGTGCGTCACTCCCGAACAGATTGAGGAGGCG GTGGAGGCTGTGATCAGCAAGCACCGAGCAGAACTGCTAGCGGAGCGCTACCACTTCAACATGGGGCTGCTGATGG GAGAGGCACGGAGCCGGCTGCAGTGGGCGGATGGGAAGACCATCAAGAATGAGGTGGACCTGCAG GTGCTGCATTTGCTGGGGCCAAAGACAGAAGCTGACctggaaaagaaaccaaag gctgcaaaggCCCGTCTGAtcccagcagagaggcagaaggtgGCCGTGGTGGAGAACG GCGAAGTGGGCACAGAGACACGgtcactgctggagcagctgcggGGAGAAGCCCTCAAGTTCCACAAGCCAG GTGAGAACTACAAGACGGAGGGCTATGTGGTGACACCCAACACCATGGCTCTACTGAAGCAGCACCTGGCAATCACAGGTGGGCAG GTGCGGACACGGTTCCCTCCTGAGCCCAATGGAATCCTGCACATTGGCCATGCCAAGGCCATCAACTTCAACTTTGGCTATGCCAAG GCCAACGGTGGTGTGTGCTTCCTGCGCTATGACGATACCAACcctgagaaggaggaggagaagtacTTCACAGCCATccgggagatggtggagtggcTGG GCTACCAACCCTATGCCGTGACCCATGCATCAGATTACTTTGACCAGCTCTACACCTGGGCCCTGGAGCTCATCCGCAG ggGCCAGGCATATGTCTGCCATCAGAAAGTTGAGGAGATCAAAGGCCACAACCCACCACCCTCTCCGTGGCGGGACCGGCCTGTGGAGGAGTCACTCCTGCTCTTTGAG GACATGCGGAAGGgcaagtttggggagggggaggccaCGCTGCGGATGAAGCTTGTGATGGAGGATGGGAAGATGGACCCTGTTGCCTACCGTGTCAAGTTCACTCCACACCACCGCACTGGGGACAAGTG GTGCATCTACCCCACGTATGACTACACACACTGTCTCTGTGACTCCATTGAGCACATCACACACTCCCTTTGCACCAAGGAGTTCCAGGCCAG GCGCTCCTCCTACTTCTGGCTGTGCAATGCGCTGGATGTGTACTGCCCTGTGCAGTGGGAGTATGGGCGCCTGAACCTGCTCTACACCGTGGTCTCCAAAAGGAAGATCATCCGGCTGGTAGAGACAGGTGCTGTGAG GGACTGGGATGACCCCCGGCTCTTCACGCTGACAGCCCTGCGCCGGCGAGGCTTTCCTCCCGAGGCTATCAACAACTTCTGTGCTCGG GTTGGTGTGACAGTGGCCCAGGCAACAATGGAGCCACATCTGCTGGAGGCCTGCGCACGGGAGGTCCTGAATGAGCAGGCCCCTCGTGCCATGGCtgttctggagcctctcaagGTCACCATCACCAACTTCCCTTCCCCAAAG GCACTCGAGGTCCTTGTACCCAACTTTCCAGCTGATGAGAGCCGGGGTTTTCACAAAGTGCCCTTCCAGTCCACTGTCTACATTGAGGAGACAGACTTCAGGGAG GAGGCAGACAAGGGCTACAAGCGCCTGGCCCCAGGACAGCCAGTGGGGCTGCGCCATGCTGGCTATGTCATCGCTGTCCAGAACATCATCAAG GATGCTAGTGGGCGTGTAATCGAGCTGGAGGTGGTCTGCGCCAAGTCAGATATGGCAGAGAAGCCCAAAGCCTTCATCCACTGGGTATCGGAGCCACTGGTGTGTGAAGTGCGGCTCTACGAGCGGCT GTTTTTGCACAAAAATCCTGAGGACCCATCGGAGGTGCCTGGTGGCTTTCTGAGTGACCTCAACCCT GACTCTCTGCGTGTGGTCCACAATGCTCTGGTCGACAGCTCTGTTCTCTCTGCCCGGCCCTTTGACAAGTTCCAGTTTGAACGGCTGGGCTATTTCTCCGTGGATCCTGACAgcgaggaggggaag aTGGTGTTCAACCGCACAGTGACATTGAAGGAGGACCCAGGCAAGGCCTGA